One genomic segment of Micromonospora sp. WMMC415 includes these proteins:
- a CDS encoding PP2C family protein-serine/threonine phosphatase: MLSLVRTHAFQSGRGPLSPGSRAGLGAALGLLALVSAVELADGRVANYIALMVAAPFLAAALASWRVVLGVGGAASVLGASFALGEQTVSLSTAVAVAGIALGTALAAATAAVRQRQAEQIAELSKLAAVAQQAVLRPLGPQVGSLAVAARYISSTATAEIGGDLYEALDTPYGVRMIIGDVRGKGLDAVRLASIVLGSYRHVAYERADLRAVVADLDRAVARSVGDEDFVTAALVEERGGTLTIVNCGHPPPLLLRHGAVIPLEPPAPAPPLGFMPVVRPRVERLEPGDRLLLFTDGLGEARRDGEFFPTADRAWRLLGHGTVADGLASLETALVEWVHGRLDDDIALVLMEYTGARSGVTAAVPSWEVGAAEG, translated from the coding sequence ATGCTGTCCCTCGTACGCACGCACGCCTTCCAGTCGGGCCGCGGCCCACTGAGCCCCGGATCCCGCGCCGGCCTCGGCGCGGCCCTCGGCCTGCTCGCGCTCGTGTCCGCCGTGGAGTTGGCGGACGGCCGGGTTGCGAACTACATCGCCCTCATGGTCGCCGCGCCCTTCCTGGCCGCGGCCCTGGCCTCGTGGCGGGTCGTGCTGGGCGTGGGCGGAGCCGCCAGTGTCCTCGGCGCGAGTTTCGCGCTGGGCGAGCAGACCGTCTCGCTCTCCACCGCCGTCGCGGTCGCGGGGATCGCCCTGGGCACGGCGCTCGCCGCGGCCACGGCGGCGGTACGGCAGCGACAGGCCGAGCAGATCGCGGAGCTGTCGAAGCTCGCCGCGGTGGCCCAGCAGGCGGTGCTCCGTCCGCTCGGCCCGCAGGTGGGGTCCCTCGCGGTCGCCGCCCGCTACATCTCGTCCACCGCCACCGCGGAGATCGGCGGGGACCTGTACGAGGCGCTCGACACCCCGTACGGCGTACGCATGATCATCGGCGACGTCCGGGGCAAGGGCCTGGACGCGGTCCGACTGGCGAGCATCGTCCTGGGGTCGTACCGGCACGTGGCGTACGAGCGGGCCGACCTGCGGGCCGTCGTCGCCGACCTGGACCGGGCGGTGGCCCGCAGCGTGGGCGACGAGGACTTCGTCACCGCCGCCCTGGTCGAGGAGCGGGGCGGCACGCTGACGATCGTCAACTGCGGGCACCCGCCGCCGCTGCTGCTGCGCCACGGCGCGGTCATCCCCCTCGAACCGCCGGCCCCGGCGCCGCCGCTGGGGTTCATGCCGGTGGTCCGGCCGCGGGTCGAGCGGCTGGAACCGGGTGACCGGCTGTTGCTGTTCACCGACGGGCTGGGCGAGGCCCGGAGGGACGGGGAGTTCTTCCCGACCGCCGACCGGGCCTGGCGGCTCCTCGGTCACGGGACGGTCGCCGACGGGCTTGCGTCCCTGGAGACGGCGTTGGTGGAGTGGGTCCACGGCCGGCTCGACGACGACATCGCGCTGGTGCTGATGGAGTACACGGGCGCCCGCAGCGGGGTGACCGCCGCCGTGCCGAGCTGGGAGGTCGGCGCGGCCGAGGGCTGA
- a CDS encoding septal ring lytic transglycosylase RlpA family protein: protein MAGRHSRPRRFSSPTGIAATAALGVLLAVGGTVGAVQLTAGAETERPAAVDLAPTGVATSADPGSPSASPSTSASPSPTASPKVTRSAQAPSRSKPRTATPKPTATKKTSTARPVVDTGSCGASFYSEGQLTANGETFDPSAMTAAHKTLPFDTKVRVTNPATGRSVTVRINDRGPFIEGRCLDLSRAAFAAIASLDAGHVEVQYEVLG from the coding sequence GTGGCTGGCAGGCACTCGCGTCCCCGGAGGTTCTCCTCCCCGACCGGCATCGCGGCCACCGCCGCGCTCGGTGTGCTCCTCGCGGTCGGAGGCACCGTCGGCGCCGTGCAGTTGACCGCCGGCGCGGAGACCGAGCGTCCGGCCGCCGTCGACCTGGCGCCCACCGGCGTGGCGACCAGCGCCGACCCCGGCTCGCCGTCCGCGTCGCCGAGCACCAGCGCCTCCCCGAGCCCGACCGCGAGCCCGAAGGTCACCCGTTCGGCGCAGGCCCCGTCGCGGAGCAAGCCGCGCACCGCCACGCCGAAGCCGACCGCCACGAAGAAGACCAGCACCGCCCGTCCGGTCGTGGACACCGGCTCCTGCGGCGCCTCCTTCTACTCGGAGGGGCAGCTCACGGCCAACGGCGAGACGTTCGACCCGTCGGCGATGACCGCCGCGCACAAGACCCTGCCGTTCGACACGAAGGTGCGGGTCACCAACCCGGCGACCGGCAGGTCGGTGACTGTCCGGATCAACGACCGCGGCCCGTTCATCGAGGGCCGGTGCCTGGACCTGTCCCGCGCGGCGTTCGCGGCGATCGCCTCCCTGGACGCGGGCCACGTCGAGGTCCAGTACGAGGTGCTGGGCTGA
- a CDS encoding N,N-dimethylformamidase beta subunit family domain-containing protein, translating into MSDELNPDGVSRRRVLRNGAVIAAAVPPMLMVDPGTASAQQAQAVTIDPQQRFIRLVGGGNGVIYAIQADGGLLWYRHLGWQTGTATWASGSGRRIGSGWHEYRAVFGGTNGSLYGVRADGTVHLHRYALTDSLSGAGSWIEEGEVGRGFDRYPRLAGFNGSIYGQDNKGRLYWHHYVPALRRWAAAGQYLGSGFQGGVLQADEFNVIYAYRYGNLHWYRHLGGPRWATGSGFQFGSGFRDMAYNDGLWFAGQGILYAVPPDPPTGTQTGTLLQYRVLNYRSVGPDNRVVWANKGVASKVGRGWTMQSQAALQGYPNTPSVKQGETVRVAVSTGFTSLTASLVRLAPNTGEPTVMTGPIPVAGGIQQLPPGFVKAGCGWADRITQQIPGTWKPGLYAARLEGPHRLRRYVPFVVRPAQVTNPIAVLLPTFTYNAYNTWGGHSQYCKDLAGRRPFTTRRPSSEWNVDDPAMRDHTLFSDLMLLRWLTRQSLEYDCYEDMDLHASGAWLTQYRVLVLASHPEYWSDAMRQNLVNYQAGGGRIVYAGGNGLYERVQVDASRTVVTYRKSDGLRDVYTALGLPASQLVGVNYSNHSTYASYKVVRDHELLAGTGLKVGSTFGRDGYNGAASGWETDAMVGLAGEATESQVIARGQNPGGGAAMVFIEKPNGALVFSASSISFVAALDSDPAMSTLFRNVFDRMLEPGPAVRATTAPMERTRPAPAVPEPMHLD; encoded by the coding sequence ATGTCTGACGAGCTGAATCCGGACGGAGTCTCGCGACGCCGGGTGCTCCGCAACGGGGCGGTCATCGCGGCCGCCGTGCCACCGATGCTCATGGTGGATCCCGGCACCGCGTCGGCCCAGCAGGCCCAGGCGGTCACGATCGACCCCCAGCAGCGGTTCATCCGGCTGGTCGGCGGCGGCAACGGTGTCATCTACGCCATCCAGGCCGACGGCGGCCTGCTGTGGTACCGGCACCTGGGGTGGCAGACCGGGACGGCGACCTGGGCAAGCGGCTCCGGCCGGCGGATCGGCTCGGGCTGGCACGAGTACCGGGCGGTGTTCGGTGGCACCAATGGGTCCCTGTACGGCGTACGGGCCGACGGGACGGTCCACCTCCACCGGTATGCGCTCACCGACTCGCTCTCCGGTGCCGGATCGTGGATCGAGGAGGGCGAGGTCGGCCGGGGCTTCGACCGCTACCCACGGTTGGCCGGCTTCAACGGCAGTATCTACGGCCAGGACAACAAGGGCCGGCTGTACTGGCACCACTACGTCCCGGCGCTGCGGAGATGGGCAGCCGCGGGGCAGTACCTCGGCAGCGGATTCCAGGGCGGCGTACTCCAGGCGGACGAATTCAACGTCATCTACGCCTACCGCTACGGCAACCTCCACTGGTACCGCCACCTGGGCGGCCCGCGGTGGGCGACCGGTTCCGGTTTCCAGTTCGGTAGCGGGTTCCGCGACATGGCCTACAACGACGGTCTGTGGTTCGCCGGCCAGGGCATCCTGTACGCCGTTCCCCCGGACCCGCCTACCGGCACCCAGACCGGCACCCTTCTCCAGTACCGCGTGTTGAACTACCGGTCCGTTGGTCCGGACAACCGGGTGGTCTGGGCCAACAAGGGAGTGGCGTCGAAGGTGGGGCGCGGCTGGACCATGCAGAGCCAGGCCGCGCTCCAGGGCTACCCCAACACCCCGAGCGTCAAGCAGGGGGAGACGGTCCGGGTGGCGGTGTCGACGGGCTTTACGTCGCTCACCGCGTCTCTGGTCCGCCTGGCGCCGAACACCGGCGAACCGACGGTCATGACGGGCCCGATCCCGGTCGCCGGAGGCATCCAGCAGCTTCCACCCGGGTTCGTCAAAGCGGGTTGCGGCTGGGCGGACCGGATCACCCAGCAGATTCCCGGCACCTGGAAGCCGGGTCTCTACGCGGCCCGCCTTGAGGGGCCGCACCGGCTCCGCCGGTACGTGCCGTTCGTCGTCCGCCCGGCTCAGGTGACCAACCCGATCGCGGTCCTGCTGCCCACCTTCACCTACAACGCGTACAACACCTGGGGCGGACACAGCCAGTACTGCAAGGACCTGGCCGGTCGCCGTCCGTTCACCACCCGCCGGCCGTCGTCGGAGTGGAACGTCGACGACCCGGCGATGCGCGACCACACGCTCTTCTCGGACCTGATGCTGCTGCGCTGGTTGACCCGGCAGAGCCTCGAGTACGACTGCTACGAGGACATGGACCTGCACGCTTCCGGAGCGTGGCTGACGCAGTACCGGGTCCTCGTGCTGGCCAGCCACCCGGAGTACTGGTCCGACGCGATGCGCCAGAACCTGGTCAACTACCAGGCCGGCGGTGGCCGGATCGTCTATGCCGGCGGCAACGGCCTGTACGAGCGGGTGCAGGTCGACGCCAGCCGCACTGTGGTGACATATCGCAAGTCGGACGGGCTGCGCGACGTCTACACGGCGCTGGGACTGCCCGCCTCCCAGCTGGTCGGTGTCAACTACTCGAACCACAGCACGTACGCCTCATACAAGGTCGTGCGCGACCACGAACTCCTCGCCGGCACGGGCCTGAAGGTGGGGAGCACCTTCGGTCGCGACGGCTACAACGGCGCGGCGAGCGGCTGGGAGACCGACGCGATGGTCGGCCTGGCCGGCGAGGCGACCGAGAGCCAGGTGATCGCCCGTGGGCAGAACCCGGGCGGCGGCGCGGCCATGGTGTTCATCGAGAAGCCGAACGGCGCGTTGGTCTTCAGCGCATCCTCGATCTCCTTCGTTGCGGCGCTCGACAGCGATCCGGCGATGTCGACCCTCTTCCGCAACGTCTTCGACCGGATGCTGGAGCCCGGCCCGGCGGTCAGGGCCACGACGGCGCCGATGGAGCGCACCCGACCCGCGCCGGCGGTCCCGGAGCCGATGCACCTCGACTGA
- a CDS encoding phosphoribosyltransferase, with amino-acid sequence MPDLPGGPSGLRQDGEVATDLRDRLIARCRWIDPGPGSTHLVSDVSGWWRDADLLAALGPALVEPFRAARPTVVVSPAVTGFLLGPLAATALGVGFLPAHKPGDGRLPAGPLTWAQSPPDFRGRRVDLAVRERHLGRDDRVLVVDDWVATGAQVRTLYDICAARGAETLGTSAVVVDCPPEVASELRVRGLVAGADLAS; translated from the coding sequence ATGCCGGATCTCCCGGGCGGACCGTCCGGCCTCCGGCAGGATGGTGAGGTGGCTACCGACCTGCGCGACCGCCTCATCGCCCGCTGTCGCTGGATCGACCCCGGGCCGGGCTCCACGCACCTGGTCAGTGACGTGTCCGGCTGGTGGCGCGACGCGGACCTGCTCGCCGCCCTCGGTCCGGCGCTCGTGGAGCCGTTCCGGGCCGCCCGGCCGACGGTCGTCGTCTCGCCGGCGGTCACCGGGTTCCTGCTCGGACCCCTCGCCGCGACCGCGCTCGGCGTGGGCTTCCTACCGGCACACAAACCGGGCGACGGCCGCCTGCCCGCCGGTCCGCTCACCTGGGCACAGAGCCCGCCGGACTTCCGCGGCCGGCGGGTCGACCTGGCCGTCCGGGAGCGGCACCTGGGACGGGACGACCGGGTGCTGGTGGTGGACGACTGGGTGGCCACGGGCGCGCAGGTCCGCACCCTCTACGACATCTGTGCGGCGCGGGGCGCGGAAACCCTGGGCACCTCGGCGGTGGTGGTCGACTGCCCGCCGGAGGTCGCCAGCGAGCTGCGCGTCCGGGGTCTGGTCGCCGGCGCCGACCTGGCGAGCTGA